The following coding sequences are from one Humulus lupulus chromosome X, drHumLupu1.1, whole genome shotgun sequence window:
- the LOC133806200 gene encoding uncharacterized protein LOC133806200 encodes MSRFFDGWNYFKSSLCEGRILLVWRSSLLFVDVLQESDQIVHTVIKEHHSKRVYCVTFSYGRNLVQERAQMWLDLSCLSFPVAPWLLAGDFNTVFEFEDGKGGRPVTYAELVDAQRWRGHGLADELGSIGSQYTWTNNQTADARIYSKIDRVFKNEEWLVLFLASVAVKQWDMLSDHCYCIIKLFQEVLTGFKPFRFYNMWVEHNKFKSTVMQSWQKPVAVGGFTGVLMKLQRLSHVLRRFNKSDFGDIESNFQMAKMVYNQAQGNLQQDPFSSVFQAEEKLALEALRKEINRIASYVSDNGQLVEKYEEVVDHFLHHFRNVLGSQSKASGSIHMDCFVHGNILSLEHQLALVNPFTKKDVRNAMFSIGSIKRPGPDGYGSGFFQAMWNEIGDEVSEAVLGFFQHGILPKNLNNALLSLIPKIANPTKAVEYRPIACCNTLYKCISKMMCERLKRVLPFLVHQNQGAFIKDRLLAHNILIFQDILKGYKRKHISPRCVMKVDLSKAYDSIDWHFLEAILTGFCFPKQFINWILVCLRDASYSIFLNGRVQGCFTGRRGLKQGDPISPLLFVLVMEFFTRMLIRATQNRDFKFHPRCRRLNLVSLCFADGLVIFCKGHSASVQIIKQCFNEFSEVSSLTANLDKSRVYFGGLTEVETRDILRDLHSAEGDFPLKYLGVPLRPTKWRAGDCATIIQKIQLKLFHWSNRHLSYAGRAQLIQSVLLGIRSFWMSIFLLPKSVINEIDSLCRRFLWGTSKGNDNRSKLHLIAWNQVCLPKCLGGIGFKEGANWNMVLLAKYIWAVSTKQDILWVKWIDSVYLKGQSFWEYNIQSDVSWYWRKLIKMRAFISKEMIDKAIVNSKFKTSKMYFQLMNRDKVPSASVIWCSLSLPKHRFILWQASLKHLLTRDNLLKCHLQLTSSLCPICEVQQECHEHLFFQCQFSYQVRKGVANWLGSLIWPACFQDWIRWMEGKPKSLQQKIVAAGLAASVYLVWWNRNQCVFNSFSMSVCKAVSLVQDSIKARVSSLSKAKMKSTDIVFLRSLNLL; translated from the exons ATGAGTAGGTTTTTTGATGGGTGGAATTATTTTAAAAGTTCTCTTTGTGAAGGTAGAATCTTGCTGGTTTGGAGGAGTAGTTTGCTTTTTGTTGATGTTCTTCAAGAGAGTGATCAAATTGTTCATACTGTTATCAAGGAACATCATTCTAAGAGGGTGTACTGTGTGACATTTTCTTATGGGCGAAACTTGGTCCAGGAAAGAGCTCAGATGTGGCTTGACTTATCTTGCCTTAGTTTCCCTGTTGCTCCCTGGTTGTTGGCTGGAGACTTCAACACTGTGTTTGAGTTTGAGGACGGAAAAGGGGGTCGGCCAGTTACTTATGCTGAGTTGGTTGATGCTCAGAGATGGCGTGGTCATGGGTTAGCTGATGAGCTAGGTTCAATTGGTTCTCAATATACTTGGACTAATAACCAAACAGCTGATGCTAGGATTTATTCCAAAATAGATCGAGTCTTTAAAAATGAGGAGTGGCTTGTCCTCTTTCTTGCTTCAGTGGCTGTCAAACAGTGGGACATGCTATCAGATCACTGCTATTGCATTATTAAGTTGTTTCAGGAGGTCCTCACTGGGTTCAAGCCTTTTAGATTTTATAACATGTGGGTGGAGCATAATAAATTTAAGTCTACTGTTATGCAAAGTTGGCAAAAACCAGTAGCTGTTGGAGGTTTTACTGGTGTGTTAATGAAACTTCAGAGACTTAGCCATGTCTTAAGGAGGTTTAATAAGTCTGATTTTGGTGATATTGAGAGCAACTTCCAGATGGCTAAAATGGTGTATAACCAGGCCCAAGGTAACCTCCAGCAGGATCCTTTTTCTTCTGTGTTTCAGGCTGAGGAAAAGCTGGCGCTTGAGGCTCTG AGGAAGGAAATAAATAGAATTGCCTCTTATGTTTCTGACAATGGTCAGCTTGTTGAGAAGTATGAGGAGGTGGTGGATCATTTCTTACATCATTTTAGAAATGTTTTGGGCAGTCAAAGTAAGGCTTCGGGTTCTATCCACATGGATTGCTTTGTTCATGGTAATATCCTTTCTTTAGAGCATCAACTGGCTTTAGTTAATCCGTTTACCAAGAAGGATGTTAGAAATGCTATGTTTAGCATAGGATCTATAAAGCGTCCGGGACCGGATGGATATGGGTCGGGTTTCTTTCAAGCTATGTGGAATGAGATTGGTGATGAAGTTTCAGAGGCTGTTTTGGGTTTCTTTCAGCATGGCATTCTTCCAAAAAATCTGAATAATGCTTTGTTGTCATTGATTCCTAAAATTGCTAATCCGACGAAGGCTGTGGAGTATAGGCCTATTGCTTGCTGCAATACTTTGTATAAGTGTATTTCTAAGATGATGTGTGAGAGACTCAAAAGGGTACTTCCTTTtcttgttcatcaaaatcaagggGCGTTCATTAAGGATAGGCTTTTAGCGCATAACATTCTTATTTTTCAGGATATCCTTAAGGGTTATAAAAGAAAACATATTTCCCCTAGATGTGTGATGAAGGTCGATCTCAGCAAGGCTTATGACTCCATTGATTGGCATTTTTTAGAGGCGATTCTTACTGGTTTTTGTTTCCCGAAGCAATTTATTAACTGGATTTTGGTGTGTTTAAGGGATGcttcttattctatttttcttAATGGTAGAGTGCAGGGCTGTTTTACGGGTAGGAGGGGGCTGAAGCAAGGTGATCCAATCTCTCCGCTCTTATTTGTTCTAGTTATGGAGTTCTTCACTAGGATGCTTATTCGAGCTACTCAAAACAGGGATTTTAAGTTTCACCCTCGGTGCAGGAGATTGAATCTGGTGAGCCTTTGCTTTGCGGACGGTCTTGTGATATTTTGCAAAGGTCATAGTGCTTCTGTTCAGATTATTAAGCAGTGTTTTAATGAGTTCAGTGAGGTTTCTAGTTTGACAGCTAATTTGGACAAGTCCAGAGTTTACTTTGGGGGTTTAACAGAGGTAGAGACTAGGGATATTTTAAGAGATTTGCACTCTGCTGAAGGTGATTTCCCCTTAAAATATCTAGGTGTTCCGCTAAGACCTACAAAGTGGAGGGCGGGGGATTGCGCTACTATTATTCAAAAAATTCAGCTGAAGCTTTTCCATTGGTCTAATCGGCATCTCTCATATGCTGGAAGAGCTCAGCTCATTCAATCTGTTCTTTTGGGAATTAGATCattttggatgagtatttttctCCTCCCTAAGAGTGTAATTAATGAGATTGATAGCCTGTGTAGGAGATTTCTGTGGGGGACCAGCAAAGGGAATGATAACAGAAGTAAGCTCCACCTCATAGCTTGGAACCAAGTTTGCTTGCCTAAATGTTTGGGGGGTATCGGGTTCAAGGAAGGGGCCAATTGGAATATGGTTCTTCTTGCTAAGTATATTTGGGCTGTGTCTACTAAACAAGATATTCTTTGGGTTAAATGGATTGATTCTGTTTATCTTAAAGGCCAATCTTTTTGGGAGTATAATATTCAATCTGACGTGAGCTGGTATTGGCGTAAGCTAATCAAGATGAGGGCATTCATTAGCAAGGAGATGATAGATAAAGCTATAGTTAACAGCAAATTTAAAACCAGTAAGATGTATTTTCAGCTGATGAATAGAGATAAGGTGCCTTCGGCTTCTGTTATTTGGTGTAGCTTGTCCTTACCTAAACACAGGTTTATTCTTTGGCAAGCTTCCTTGAAGCATCTTTTAACTAGGGACAATTTATTGAAGTGCCATTTGCAGCTGACTTCTTCCCTGTGTCCAATTTGTGAAGTGCAGCAGGAGTGTCATGAGCACTTATTTTTTCAATGTCAGTTTTCTTATCAAGTGAGGAAAGGTGTGGCTAACTGGCTGGGAAGTTTGATTTGGCCTGCTTGTTTCCAGGATTGGATTAGGTGGATGGAGGGGAAGCCGAAGAGTCTTCAGCAGAAGATAGTTGCTGCTGGGTTAGCTGCTTCTGTGTATCTGGTTTGGTGGAACAGAAACCAGTGTGTTTTTAACTCCTTTTCGATGTCTGTTTGCAAGGCTGTTTCTCTGGTTCAAGATAGTATTAAGGCTAGAGTTTCTAGTTTGTCTAAGGCTAAGATGAAGAGCACTGACATTGTTTTTCTTAGAAGCCTGAATCTGTTGTAA
- the LOC133806201 gene encoding uncharacterized protein LOC133806201, giving the protein MARRKRVHQKPVSIDNGNVDKDGDESRHVGVGGESVVVDDDALPAKTEDVFKDSMAEFPEIGGSVKGDLLRDKVDLAQTGLRWSEQEEDLNNYANQAKDKWASFKDLLPNQGGARLQFEEPLVQDGHRIAQVELEEIAVETSNWNSAVVCTVLGANSPFTVFEGFIKRMWGKLGIERIARLNACHTLVKFRDETTRDLVLENGVLHFDRKPVIVRPWTVELDHLRMIKSVPVWVRLPGLGLQYWGTKCLSALVSTLGKPIMVDKVTMDRSMMQFAIVLVDIDIADEVPKSIQFLNERGQLMEQFVEFEWLPTQCKLCKVFGHTESLCNKKKDVVWRPKDQLVNGSKLDNSVEENIRGNSVVHKVASSSAPGTGEGDKTNLHDKALKGSQVQTNTESDAVDFNQVSKGDQVSVDRGSVSMVETEGDWITPRKVRGKKSLTYKAQNRVKNTYNVLLDKNGEDANLALLANKKSDGRVPNS; this is encoded by the coding sequence ATGGCGAGACGTAAGAGAGTACACCAGAAGCCAGTTTCAATCGACAATGGCAATGTGGACAAGGATGGTGACGAGAGTAGACATGTGGGCGTGGGTGGTGAATCGGTTGTAGTCGACGATGATGCTCTTCCAGCTAAGACGGAGGATGTTTTCAAGGACTCGATGGCAGAATTTCCAGAGATTGGAGGGTCGGTGAAAGGTGATTTGCTTAGGGATAAGGTGGATTTGGCCCAGACTGGTTTGAGATGGAGTGAGCAAGAAGAAGATCTTAATAATTATGCTAATCAAGCTAAGGATAAGTGGGCATCATTCAAAGATCTGTTGCCGAACCAAGGGGGTGCTCGGTTACAATTTGAGGAGCCATTAGTTCAGGATGGTCATCGAATTGCTCAGGTGGAGTTAGAAGAAATAGCGGTTGAAACATCTAATTGGAATTCTGCTGTAGTGTGTACGGTTTTGGGTGCTAACTCCCCGTTCACCGTTTTTGAGGGTTTCATCAAGAGAATGTGGGGAAAACTGGGTATAGAGCGAATAGCGAGATTAAATGCTTGCCATACGTTGGTCAAGTTCAGGGATGAAACGACTAGGGATCTGGTACTAGAAAATGGAGTTTTGCACTTTGATAGAAAACCAGTCATTGTTAGGCCATGGACAGTTGAATTAGATCATTTGAGGATGATTAAATCGGTCCCAGTTTGGGTGAGGTTGCCCGGTTTGGGGCTTCAGTATTGGGGAACCAAATGCCTTAGTGCTTTAGTTAGTACTCTTGGCAAACCAATCATGGTGGATAAGGTTACAATGGATAGGTCTATGATGCAATTTGCTATAGTTTTAGTTGATATTGACATAGCTGATGAGGTCCCGAAATCCATTCAGTTCTTGAATGAAAGAGGTCAATTAATGGAACAATTTGTTGAGTTTGAGTGGCTACCCACACAATGTAAGCTGTGCAAGGTGTTTGGTCATACTGAATCTTTATGTAATAAGAAAAAAGATGTAGTTTGGAGACCAAAAGATCAGTTAGTTAATGGATCCAAATTGGATAACTCGGTGGAGGAGAATATAAGGGGCAATTCTGTGGTGCACAAGGTGGCTAGTTCTTCAGCGCCAGGTACAGGAGAGGGGGACAAGACTAATTTGCATGACAAGGCACTGAAAGGTTCACAAGTTCAGACAAATACAGAGTCGGATGCAGTTGATTTTAACCAAGTTTCCAAAGGAGACCAGGTGTCTGTTGACCGTGGTTCAGTTAGTATGGTAGAAACAGAAGGAGATTGGATTACTCCTAGGAAAGTTAGGGGGAAGAAATCGCTGACTTATAAGGCTCAGAACAGGGTTAAAAACACTTATAATGTCTTACTAGATAAGAATGGGGAGGATGCGAATTTGGCTTTGCTTGCAAATAAAAAATCTGATGGTAGAGTTCCAAATTCTTAG